The genomic interval GTCAACCGTCTCCCCTACTGGTACCTGGAGCTCTACCACGCCTGGCGGCCGGCGACGCTCGCCGGCATCGTCGCGCTGCCGGCGGCGATCGCGTGCGCGGTCCTCGCCTGGCCGGTGCTCTGCGCCGGGACGATCCTGCCGCTCGTCCTGGCGGCCGCACACCCCGCGGACCCCGCCGGCACGGCGCCGGTGGTCGGGCGCATCTACGCGGTCAACACCGTGGGGGCGATCCTGGGCGCGACCCTCGGCGGGTTCGTCTTGATCCCGCTCTTCGGCTCGCAGGCGCTCCTGCTCGGCGTCGCCGCGCTCGCGACGGCGATGGGCTGCGTGTTCGCGCTGCGCCGCCCTCGGCCGCCCTGGCTGCCGGGCTTCGCCGTGGCCGCCGCCGCGCTGGTGGCGGCCGGCATCCTCGCCCGACCCCGCTGGAACTATCTCGAGCTGCAGGCGGGCGTGTTCGAGCCGGGCCGCATCTACGATCCACACCCGAAGACGCTGACCAACCCGGGCGAGCGCGTCCTCTATGCGCGCGAAGGGCCGACGGCGAGCGTCCTCGTCTCGCTGCAGCACGGGGGAGAACGCGCGCTCCTCATCAACGGCCGCTCGAACGCGAGCGACGCGCCCGACGACATGTCCACCCAGGTACTGCTGGCGCAGCTCCCGATCCTGCTCGCGCCGCGCACGGACGACGTCTTCGTCGTCGGCTGGGGCAGCGGCGTGACGGTCGGCTCGGCGCTCGCCTCGCCGGCCCGCCGCGTCACGGCGGCAGAGATCGAGCCAGCCGTCGTGGAGGCGTCGCGGCTCTTCCTGCACGTCAATCACGACCCGCTGGCCGACCCCCGGCTGCGGCTCTACGCGGACGACGCCCGCCACATCCTCCTCGCCGCCGACGAGCGCTACGACGTGATCGTCTCGGAGCCGCCGCATCCCTGGGTCACGGGGGTGGCGAACATCTTCACGCGCGACTTCTACCGGCTGGCGGACCGGCGCCTCCGCCCTGACGGCGTCTTCAGCCAGTGGCTGCAGACCTACGAGCTCTCCCTCGCCAGCTTTCGCGCCATCCTCGCCGCCTTCCAGTCGGTATTCCCCGAAGTCCTGATCTTCCACCTGGGCTCCTCGCTCGACACGATCCTCGTGGGCTCCCACGCGCCGATCCGCGTCGACCTCCAGGCACTCGAGCGGCGGTGGCGGCGGCCCGAGACCGCACGCGAGCTCAGGCGGGTGGGGCTCAAGAGTCCCGAGGACCTGCTCGCTCGCTTCCTCCTCGACGCGGCGGCCGTCCGCAGCATGGTCAAGGACGCGCCGGTCAACACCGACGACAACATGTACGTCGAGCTCAACGGGCCGAAGGACATGGTGCTCCCCCAGGGCGCAGCCAACGAGCGGACGTCGGCGGCGCTCGAGCAGCATGCAGTGCCGGTGGAGTCGATACTCGGCGACCGGGATGAGCTGCTCGCCAGCCGGCGCCGGCTGCGCCTCCTCGTACGCGCGCTCGCTCGCCTCGGCCGGCCGAGCGCCCGCTACGAGCGGCTGCGCCGGATGGCCGCGCTCGGCGAATACCGGCATGCCGCGGTGCACATCACGAATAAATTGTTTGAGGACTAACCTGTTTCCGCGGTCGTCTAGCAGATTCGCGGTCCACTCCGCCGTTGACAACGCCGGGCGAGGCGGCTTACACGCGAGCGGTGCGCGCCGCCCTTCATGCCGCGAAGGTCAGCCTCCTCTGCGGTGCGCTGCTGGCCGTCGGCGCGCCGGCGAGCGCCACCGGGCAGTTCGTCGTCGGCGCGGCGTCGGCCGACATCACGCCGCCGCTCGCCGCCCCGGCGGCGCCGAACCCGGCCGACTGCGACCTGACCGGGACGTTCGACGGCCCGCACCTCTTCTCCCTCGAGGAGCCCTACAAGGACCTCAACGGCAACGGCCGCTACGACGCCAACCAGGAGGACGGCGGGCCCGAGCCGTTCCTCGACTGCCCGACGCCCACCGCCAACGGCGGCACACGTGCGCCCGACGGGCGCTGGGACGGCATCTACCTGGACGGCGGGAGCGGCCACAACCGCATCCCGACCACCGTGCTCGACGCGATCTGGGCCCGGACCATCGTCGTCGGCAACGGCATCCACAAGATCTCCATCACGGTGGCCGACCAGGAGGGCGTCTTCAAGGAGATCTGGGACCTCGTGCGGCAGAAGGTGCGGAGCGACGGCGGCTTCGGGCTGGACGAGATGTTCATGAGCTCGACGCACGACGAGTCGGCGCCGGACACCATCGGCATCGGCGGGCCGAGCGACACGGTCTCCGGCGTCGACCCCTTCTACGTGGAGTTCCTGATCGCCGAGACCGCGCGCAGCATCGAGGAGGCGGCCGGGAACGCGCGCCCGGCGACCATCCGCTTCGGCCAGATCCACCCCGACGACTTGATCCCGTGCTGGTCCTCCTATCCGTTCGTCGCCGACGAGATGGTCGGCGTCATGCAGGCCCGGGACCGCGGCGGCAACGTCATCGCCACGCTCGTCGACTACGGCATCCACGCCGAGGAGCTCGGCTTCTCCAACGACGACCAGGACCGGCTCCACCTCTCCTCGGACTGGCATCACTTCGCGCGCGCGGCGCTCGAGCAGCGGTACGGCGGCGTCGCCGTGGGCATGGCCGGCCCGGTGGGGTCCGTCGAGATGCCCAAGGTCTTCGACGTGACGCGCTCGTTCGTGCCGGTCGGCACGCACAGCGAGCCGGGCAACGGCGGCTGCCGCACGGTCTACGACACGTCGGGGACGTTCGCACCCTACGGCTACCTGCTCTCGAACCAGGAGCGCGGGGAGCGGATCGCGCTCTGGGCCGAGCGCGCGCTCGACGCGGGCGCCGACTCGCGCGCGAGCACGATCGCCTTCGCCCGCCAGAGCCTCTTCGTGCACATCGACAACGTGCTGTTCGCGGCGGCGGGGACGGCGGGGGTGTTCACGTACAAGAAAGTCTACGTCAACGGGGTCGAGCAGCCGCAGGCGCCGAACGGCAGCGAGACGGGCGAGGACGCGAAGACCGACATCGGCTGGTTCACGGTCGGCGACGGGCAGTTCGTCACCACCCCCGGCGAGCTGTTTCCGTTCACCTACGCGCACAGCTTCCAGGGCCCCGACGACCTGCCGCACCCCGAGTTCGGCGGGGTGCACGGCTGGGTGATGGCGGCGATGAACGCCAGGTGGCGGTTCATCGAAGGGCTCGGCGAGGACATGCTCGGCTACATCTTCCCGCACTCGAACGCGGTCGGCGTGCCGACGACCGACAACCCGAGCCCCGACGACACCGACCGCTTCGGCTGCGGCCACTCGGACGACGGCGAGGCCGCGAACGAATCCGCCGGCGACATCTTCAACGACGCGCTGCTCACCATGCTGCCGCCAACGGTCCCCGCGAGCCTCCAGAAGATCCAGCTCGGGCGCTACGTCTGGTCGGACGGCACGCTGCACCGCAATCCCGTGGGCGACGGCCGCCTCGGCTGCGACTCGGCCTCGTCGGCCTTCACCCCTGCGCCGGACGGCGGGGCGATCGGCATCTGGGTGCTGCCGCCCGGGGTCACGGGGTTCCGGGCAGGGGTGGGACGGATCTACCGGCTGCGTCCGAGCGCCTTCGGGCCGGGCCGGCGGAACGTCCGCTGGATGGACCTGCGCGGGCGGGCCCAGGGCGCGGCCGGTGACGCGCCGACGATGCAGACGCGCGGGATCATGCTCGGGCAGCGGCGTCGCCTCTGGGTGGACGTCTTCCCGGAGACGACCGGCCTCACGCGACTGCCCTAGGAGCGCGACCCAAGACTTCTTGGGTCGCGGGCACGGACGCGAGCATGTGGCGCTCGCGTCACGCGCGACCGCCGTGCCGCGGCTGGCGAAGCCAGCGCGGCAGAACGGACACGCGCCGTTCCAGAGGTCTCGCGGCGCTCATGCGTACCGGTTGGCGATTGGGGCGGTCTGCGGCGGCCGTGGAAACGCGCGTGTTCGTCTGCCGCGCTGGCTTCGCCAGCCGCGGCAGGACAGTCGGGCGTGATCCCGACGGAACACCCTCGCGTCCGGTTCGCGACCCAAGATGTCTTGGGTCGCGCTCCTAGCTCTCGCTACGGGTGGAAGCCCGAGAAGACGAAGTCGTTCGCCTTCTGCTGCTGGTGACAGCCGAAGCACTGGCCCGCGGCGTCGGTCACCGTGCGCTCGGTGCGGCTGTCGCCCTTGAAGGCCTCGAAGCCCCACCCGCCCGTCGGCTTGTACCGCTGACGATCCTTCGCCATGACGCCGATGAGCTTGCGGTTGCCTTCCACGTAGGCGCCGTTCTCCTCGCGCGCCTCAAGGAGATCGAAGACGAGCACGCTCCCGTCCGGGAAGCTGCCGCCCTTCGTCATGGCCGGCAGGCCCTTCGGGTTCACGTACACGTTGTGGAACCCGCCGAACGGACCGAAGAGCGGATGCTTGTCCGAATAGATCACCATGGATTTGACGTGGGCCCACTGGCGAAAGCCGGCGGGGTACTCCACCTGGGTGGGAGCTCCGGCATGGGCGAGCCGACCGAGGGCGAGGACGGTGAGGAGCAGGAGCAACCGTCGAGTCATGCTGGCCTCCTTGCAGTCCGGGCGGCGTCGCATACCACGAGACGGCCGGGAGGGGCACCCCCCCGCGTACTCCAGGCCCACCCCGCCTCCCCCAACGTCTTTGCGGAATGTCACACCTTCACGCGATGCGCGGTCGGGCGGCCTATGCTATCGGGAGCCTTCTCAGCTACCAATGCAGGGCTTCGAACAACTCCGGCGAGAGGTGGAGATGCGGGAGTACGCCGAGCCACGGCTTCGCCGCTTGGTAGCCGAGCATCTCGGCGTCGACCCGGAGGAGCTCCGCCCGGAGGTGTCCCTCATCGACGAGCTTGCTGTCGACTCCCTCGAGCTGATCGAGCTGGCGCTCGCTCTGGAGGGGGAACTCGGGATCGACATCCCCGAGCGGACCATCGACGAGATCCGCACCTACGGCGACCTGGCGGGCGCGGCGCTGGCCCTGGCGCGGGGTAGTCAGGACCTCGAGGCGGCGGTCGGGAGCGCGCCCGCGACCGTCCGGTCGCGTGTCGTTTCAGGCGTGGGCGCTGCGCTCGAACGCGCCGGGACGCTGACGCCGTACCTGGTGGAGGAGATTGTAGAGGACGCGCTTGCGGCCGGCCGTGCCGCACGCCTCGAGCTGACGGTACCCGCCGATACCGACGACATCGGCGTCGCATGGCTCGAGCGGCAATTCATCGAGCTCGCTACCCGCGGCGTCGAGGTGACCGTCCGTCGCAACGTGCCGGCTTCCCCGGCGCAGCACAGTCCTCACGCGGCCTGACGGCGGCGCCGCCGGTCCCGGGCGGGGATGTCCGAGCGAGCCGACGCGAGATGGGCAAGATCTTCCGGCGGCCGCGCTATTCCTCTGCGCGAAGCTTGGGCACTGCGCGTCCCCGCTCCGCAGGCTCCGACAGTTTTGGCCGAACCCGTACGCGCGCGAACGCGGACAACCCGTCCCTCGCCTCGGCAGACGAGTCGCGGCCCGGCTTCGTCATCCCCGATATCCGTGAAGTCGCTCCTGATATCAGGTGAGGATGGTCGCTCGATATCGGGAATCACGGCGCATTGACGCCGGGGAGAGGCGGCCGCCAATCGCTCAGGGGCCCGGTTTCACAGGCTTTACGCAGCGCGTGACCGCCGTCGCCGGGTCGGCACCACCCCCACAACCGGCACATTCCCTGCTCCACGCCGGGCCAGGAGGAAATGTGCATGTATCAGCCCGGCGACTGTGTATATCCTGCAGATCTCCCCCGGCGGTTTCTCTGTCGGGTGTCCGGTGCGGAGAGCTTCAGCACCAGTGCTGGCACGTCTCAGATCCTGAGGCTGCAGCCGCTGGAGGGGCCGTGGCCGCCCGGGACCATCCTCATCCGCCTCGACGGAGCGGTCGTCTCGGCGCAGGCCCGTCAGCTCTGGCAGGCGCATCGCTCGAAGCGACGCTCGGCGAGCAGGCAGGCCATGGTCCGCGTCACGCCGCTCACTCGCACCCGCCGAGCTACCGCGTGATGACGGCCCGGTACACAGCGCTCGAACCGCGGGTGCGACGGGCGGTGGCCGAGAACCTGGGCGTCGCGCTCGACGAGCTCACGCCGGAGGTCTCGCTCACCGACGACCTGGCCGCCGACTCCCTGGACCTCTTGGAGCTCGCGCTGGCGCTCGAAAGCGAGTTCGACATCAGCGTCCCCGAGCGCGTCCTCGATGAGGTCCGAACCTACGGCGAGCTCGTGCGCGCCACGCTCGCCCTCGTGCAAGAGCGCCACGCCGCAGAAGCCGAGCCGGTGCTCTTCCGCGCGCGGGTCGTCCCGGCGGGTCGGGCAAGCGGCGCTCTCGAACGCGCCGGCTGGCTCACGTCGTACGCCGCAGAGATGATCGTCGAGGATGCCCTGCACGCCGGGCGAGGCGCGCAGCTCTCCGTGACGATCGCGGCGAACGCCGATCCCGCGGACGTGGCACGCGTGAAGTCCCGG from Deltaproteobacteria bacterium carries:
- a CDS encoding methyltransferase — encoded protein: MAERAKAARRERRRVELERRRTQGRHAPRAAWVLRVLAIAFLVSGGAGLIHEVVWSRLLGHLFGATSLAISTVLAAFMAGLALGSYWIGTRSGRFADRRRAYAWLEIGIGVLALLVPLLLDVVEPVYGWLWRRFHFSFAVFGMLRFAVAGAILIGPTIMMGATLPVLAGYTAALQGRRLAPEWLYTLNLAGAVLGVVAGGFVLMPSIGVWGTIIAGASLNLLVGATVLGLPAVDEQHVPAHAGGLGTAPRVEPLLLAAAFLSGLTSLATQIAWTRVLVLVVGSTTYAFSSVLLVYLVALGVGSAYASRRARRVAKLGADLAMAHALMGVCLLGTLYAVNRLPYWYLELYHAWRPATLAGIVALPAAIACAVLAWPVLCAGTILPLVLAAAHPADPAGTAPVVGRIYAVNTVGAILGATLGGFVLIPLFGSQALLLGVAALATAMGCVFALRRPRPPWLPGFAVAAAALVAAGILARPRWNYLELQAGVFEPGRIYDPHPKTLTNPGERVLYAREGPTASVLVSLQHGGERALLINGRSNASDAPDDMSTQVLLAQLPILLAPRTDDVFVVGWGSGVTVGSALASPARRVTAAEIEPAVVEASRLFLHVNHDPLADPRLRLYADDARHILLAADERYDVIVSEPPHPWVTGVANIFTRDFYRLADRRLRPDGVFSQWLQTYELSLASFRAILAAFQSVFPEVLIFHLGSSLDTILVGSHAPIRVDLQALERRWRRPETARELRRVGLKSPEDLLARFLLDAAAVRSMVKDAPVNTDDNMYVELNGPKDMVLPQGAANERTSAALEQHAVPVESILGDRDELLASRRRLRLLVRALARLGRPSARYERLRRMAALGEYRHAAVHITNKLFED
- a CDS encoding cytochrome C, translating into MTRRLLLLLTVLALGRLAHAGAPTQVEYPAGFRQWAHVKSMVIYSDKHPLFGPFGGFHNVYVNPKGLPAMTKGGSFPDGSVLVFDLLEAREENGAYVEGNRKLIGVMAKDRQRYKPTGGWGFEAFKGDSRTERTVTDAAGQCFGCHQQQKANDFVFSGFHP